One genomic window of Thermococcus indicus includes the following:
- a CDS encoding lysylphosphatidylglycerol synthase transmembrane domain-containing protein, with amino-acid sequence MLESIATSAQQYFSVVVSASLKYLILAFLTYYVSVVLYGIRWKLVLRGVGRDAPLHELVKAILASIFMNNVTPMSRSGGELLRMAWVSKKANIPAGVSAVSIVYERILETIPVFALFLAGMTYFSSGEPLPFVILGIAGVILIWIKWDAFVRLSLHLFRTPVTDEEMRKITALRSMHGLNMAAVLLSSAVWLLDVVRLKLIALAFGLNLAWSFIAVVSVANLLFGLVAFTPGGVGIIEGGLVGTLTYFGIPMALAVSITLLERFVSYVASSLVGLAVLLTSGGVEIWKALKSQ; translated from the coding sequence ATGCTGGAGAGTATCGCAACGTCGGCGCAGCAGTATTTTTCAGTGGTCGTTAGCGCGTCCCTCAAGTACCTCATCTTAGCCTTTCTAACGTACTACGTGAGCGTCGTTCTCTACGGCATCCGCTGGAAGCTGGTTCTGAGGGGTGTCGGCAGGGATGCACCCCTCCATGAGCTCGTCAAGGCCATACTCGCCTCGATTTTCATGAACAACGTCACCCCAATGAGCAGGAGCGGCGGGGAACTGCTCAGGATGGCGTGGGTTTCCAAAAAGGCCAACATTCCGGCCGGTGTCTCGGCGGTCAGCATAGTCTACGAGCGCATACTGGAGACGATTCCGGTCTTTGCCCTGTTCCTCGCAGGGATGACCTACTTCTCATCGGGGGAACCCCTTCCCTTCGTGATCCTCGGCATAGCTGGGGTAATCCTGATATGGATTAAGTGGGACGCCTTCGTGAGGCTCTCGCTCCACCTGTTCCGCACCCCTGTGACGGATGAGGAGATGAGGAAGATAACCGCACTCCGGAGCATGCACGGTCTTAACATGGCTGCGGTCCTGCTCAGCTCCGCAGTCTGGCTCCTCGACGTCGTCAGGCTGAAGCTCATAGCTCTAGCTTTCGGTCTCAACCTGGCATGGAGCTTCATAGCGGTGGTTTCAGTGGCCAATCTCCTCTTCGGCCTCGTAGCCTTCACCCCGGGAGGTGTGGGTATAATCGAGGGTGGCCTTGTGGGGACGCTCACATACTTCGGAATCCCCATGGCGCTCGCGGTTTCGATAACCCTCCTGGAGCGCTTTGTATCGTACGTTGCCAGCAGCTTAGTGGGGCTAGCGGTTCTCCTGACGTCCGGAGGGGTTGAAATATGGAAAGCCTTAAAATCGCAATAG
- a CDS encoding thiamine-phosphate kinase yields MRESEIISLFLRHLKRQGGLPLGDDAGAIKLGDEWLVATNDMLVRKTDVPEVMTPEQVGFKAVTMNVSDVAAMGAKPVGFLFSLGVPENLSGEYLEGIAKGIGEAIEFYGVPVLSADTNEADDLIIDGIALGRTKRLLTRSGARPGDLVCVTGDLGRALAGLLVWKHGLDVPEKIREPLYEKLLEPRARVEEGTKLSKLANAAIDVSDGPSKELHLLARMSGVRIEVEAQKLPVREEAREVAKALGLDPIEMALASGEEFELIFTIPENLLEELPIRCTVIGRVLEGAGVYITTDGKRREMPVLGWEHLNRGVKGTYREMFR; encoded by the coding sequence TTGAGGGAATCCGAGATAATCTCCCTCTTCCTCAGGCACCTCAAGAGGCAGGGGGGCCTGCCCCTGGGCGACGATGCAGGGGCAATCAAGCTCGGCGACGAATGGCTTGTGGCAACGAACGACATGCTGGTCAGAAAGACCGACGTGCCGGAGGTAATGACGCCCGAACAGGTCGGCTTCAAGGCCGTCACAATGAACGTGAGCGACGTCGCGGCTATGGGAGCAAAGCCTGTAGGCTTCCTCTTCTCCCTCGGCGTTCCTGAGAATTTGAGCGGGGAGTACCTCGAAGGAATAGCCAAGGGCATCGGTGAGGCCATCGAGTTCTACGGGGTCCCCGTTCTCAGCGCCGACACGAACGAGGCGGACGATTTGATAATAGACGGAATCGCCCTTGGGAGGACCAAGAGACTCCTCACGAGGAGCGGGGCGAGGCCAGGGGATTTGGTCTGCGTTACGGGGGACCTTGGAAGAGCTTTGGCTGGACTCCTCGTATGGAAGCATGGTCTCGACGTGCCTGAAAAGATAAGGGAACCCCTCTATGAGAAGCTCCTCGAACCGAGGGCCAGAGTAGAGGAGGGAACCAAACTGAGCAAGCTTGCGAACGCGGCCATCGATGTGAGTGACGGCCCGAGCAAGGAGCTGCACCTCCTGGCCAGGATGAGCGGCGTGAGAATAGAGGTCGAGGCTCAAAAACTGCCAGTTCGGGAGGAGGCTAGGGAAGTAGCGAAGGCCCTGGGACTGGACCCGATTGAGATGGCCCTCGCGAGCGGGGAGGAGTTCGAGCTGATCTTCACCATTCCCGAAAACCTGCTGGAGGAACTCCCCATACGATGCACCGTCATCGGAAGGGTTCTTGAAGGGGCCGGGGTTTACATTACCACCGATGGAAAAAGAAGGGAGATGCCTGTTCTCGGCTGGGAACACCTTAACAGAGGGGTAAAAGGGACGTATAGAGAGATGTTCCGATAA
- a CDS encoding TIGR00375 family protein — translation MHVDADLHIHSRYSKAVSKAMTIPNLAENARFKGLGVVGTGDILNPKWEEELLRYTEKVDEGTYERNGIRFLLTAEVEDNRRVHHVLIFPSISTVREMREELRKYSGDIEAEGRPRVNLPAAEIADLANELGVLIGPAHAFTPWTSLYKEYDSLKEAYQGAKIQFLELGLSADSEMADRIKAHHSLTYLSNSDAHSPMPHRLGREFNRFEVKDATFEEIRKAILRKGGRKIVLNAGLDPRLGKYHLTACSRCYTHYSPGEARAFKWKCPKCGGRIKKGVHDRILELADTEERPKDRPPYLRLAPLAEIIAMVIGRGVETKAVRLIWERFLREFGSEIRVLVDVPLENLAEVHEEVAKAVWAYREGKLIVIPGGGGKYGEIKLPEEIRKASVEELESVEVSVPEEERPRQRSITEFLEVKR, via the coding sequence ATGCATGTTGATGCCGACCTTCACATACACTCGCGCTACTCAAAGGCCGTCTCGAAGGCCATGACTATTCCCAATCTCGCCGAGAACGCAAGGTTCAAGGGTCTCGGGGTAGTCGGAACCGGCGATATACTCAACCCGAAGTGGGAGGAGGAGCTGCTGAGGTACACCGAAAAGGTGGACGAGGGGACCTACGAGAGGAACGGGATTCGCTTCCTCCTCACGGCCGAGGTGGAAGACAACCGGCGCGTTCACCACGTCCTAATCTTTCCGAGCATCTCCACCGTCCGGGAGATGAGGGAGGAGCTGAGGAAGTACTCGGGGGACATCGAGGCCGAAGGAAGGCCGAGGGTTAACCTTCCGGCAGCGGAGATAGCAGACCTCGCCAACGAACTCGGCGTTCTAATAGGCCCAGCGCACGCCTTCACCCCCTGGACGAGTCTCTACAAGGAGTACGACAGCTTAAAGGAGGCCTACCAAGGGGCAAAAATTCAGTTCCTCGAGCTGGGCCTCTCGGCGGATTCGGAGATGGCCGACAGGATAAAGGCCCACCACTCCCTAACCTACCTCAGCAACAGCGATGCCCATTCCCCGATGCCCCACCGGCTCGGAAGGGAGTTCAACCGCTTCGAGGTCAAAGATGCCACCTTCGAGGAGATCCGGAAGGCGATTCTAAGGAAAGGGGGCAGGAAAATCGTTCTCAACGCCGGCCTCGACCCGAGGCTGGGCAAGTACCATTTAACCGCCTGTTCCCGCTGTTACACCCACTACTCCCCCGGCGAGGCGAGGGCCTTCAAATGGAAGTGCCCGAAGTGCGGCGGCCGGATAAAGAAGGGCGTTCACGACAGGATCCTCGAGCTGGCTGACACTGAGGAGAGGCCGAAGGACAGGCCGCCTTACCTCCGTTTAGCCCCACTCGCGGAGATAATAGCGATGGTAATCGGCAGGGGAGTGGAGACAAAGGCGGTAAGGCTAATCTGGGAGCGCTTTTTGAGGGAGTTCGGGAGCGAGATAAGGGTTCTCGTCGATGTGCCGCTGGAAAACCTGGCTGAAGTCCACGAGGAAGTTGCCAAAGCGGTGTGGGCCTACAGGGAGGGCAAGCTGATAGTTATTCCCGGCGGCGGAGGAAAGTACGGCGAGATAAAGCTCCCCGAGGAAATAAGGAAGGCGAGCGTTGAGGAGCTTGAGAGCGTTGAGGTTTCCGTCCCGGAGGAGGAAAGGCCGAGGCAGAGGAGCATAACCGAGTTTCTGGAGGTGAAACGTTGA
- a CDS encoding chloride channel protein encodes MTSGDGAYLRKWGIVMVFSILAGLVGGVGAVVFRVFIGFVHRFFFEWLLPNVSYNVGSFNIGYILLPTLGAFIVAFFVIKCPEIKGNGIPEVIEAVIFKGGNIPGKFAVLKTIATAITIGSGGSVGREGPIGFIGASLTSILARWFNLSREMKKLLVTCGLAAGIAGTFNTPLAGAMFALEVVYMGAFSINLVPIFIAAVTGNALTLAVLKGAVEIEVPGEIGHTLPELPLFFLLGLGLGLLAAFYARFLYRVVDGFSKANVPEIIKPVMGGFGVGVLGMLFPAYGIFGIGYEGMKMAFYGELAVELLIILGLVKMLATALTIGSGQSGGVFAPSLYIGTMFGAAFGEVVRLLFPGLGANPAVYALAGMAAFFSGMTQAPLTQILMVTELTRSYAVLPAVMTSATIGFLTARFFLNGESIYTLKLIRKGYRVKTGKPVILETISVGEIMTREPVYVTENRTLFDVEHLIGETGHDCFPVVNEKMEVVGIIGIKDILKKPSGVKRLPVKRFIRRPYGVTYPTETAEDAFEKLMAHDQNLLPVLESPESRRLVGVVTKRDIYRAYYRGLEGMYIE; translated from the coding sequence ATGACCTCCGGAGACGGGGCGTACCTCAGGAAGTGGGGCATCGTAATGGTGTTCTCCATACTGGCCGGCCTAGTGGGAGGTGTAGGGGCCGTCGTTTTCAGGGTGTTCATAGGATTCGTTCACAGGTTCTTCTTTGAATGGCTTCTCCCGAACGTTTCTTATAACGTCGGGAGCTTTAATATCGGATACATCCTCCTCCCCACGCTCGGCGCGTTCATCGTTGCGTTCTTCGTAATCAAATGCCCCGAAATCAAGGGAAACGGCATCCCCGAGGTCATAGAGGCGGTCATATTCAAGGGGGGCAACATCCCCGGAAAGTTCGCGGTTCTGAAGACGATAGCCACCGCGATAACCATAGGCTCCGGTGGCAGCGTGGGGCGTGAGGGGCCGATAGGGTTCATCGGAGCTTCCCTGACCTCCATTCTGGCGCGCTGGTTCAACCTATCGAGGGAGATGAAAAAGCTCCTCGTAACATGTGGCCTGGCGGCGGGCATAGCCGGAACCTTCAACACCCCGCTCGCGGGGGCAATGTTCGCCCTGGAGGTTGTCTACATGGGGGCTTTCTCGATAAACCTCGTGCCCATATTCATCGCCGCCGTCACCGGCAACGCCCTGACGCTCGCCGTTCTCAAGGGGGCGGTGGAGATAGAGGTTCCCGGAGAGATCGGCCATACACTGCCAGAGCTCCCCCTGTTCTTTCTCCTTGGCCTGGGCCTCGGCCTTCTGGCGGCGTTCTACGCCCGCTTCCTCTACCGCGTGGTTGACGGATTTTCGAAGGCCAACGTGCCCGAAATCATAAAACCCGTGATGGGCGGTTTTGGGGTCGGAGTTCTGGGGATGCTGTTCCCGGCCTACGGTATATTCGGAATAGGCTACGAGGGGATGAAGATGGCCTTCTACGGGGAGCTGGCGGTAGAGCTGCTCATAATTCTCGGACTGGTTAAGATGCTGGCAACGGCCCTGACGATAGGATCCGGCCAGAGCGGCGGCGTCTTCGCCCCGAGCCTCTACATAGGAACGATGTTCGGAGCTGCCTTTGGGGAGGTCGTGAGACTCCTCTTCCCGGGTCTCGGTGCCAATCCTGCCGTTTATGCTCTAGCGGGAATGGCGGCCTTCTTCAGCGGAATGACTCAAGCACCGCTGACCCAGATACTAATGGTGACCGAACTAACGAGAAGCTACGCGGTTCTCCCTGCGGTGATGACCTCCGCGACCATAGGCTTCCTTACCGCGAGATTCTTCCTCAACGGGGAGTCCATCTACACCCTCAAGCTCATCAGAAAGGGCTACCGCGTCAAGACCGGAAAGCCCGTAATCCTGGAAACGATATCCGTAGGCGAGATAATGACCCGCGAGCCGGTCTATGTGACCGAGAACAGGACTCTCTTTGACGTGGAGCACCTGATAGGTGAAACCGGACACGACTGCTTCCCCGTGGTCAACGAGAAAATGGAAGTGGTTGGTATAATCGGAATAAAGGACATTCTAAAAAAGCCGTCGGGTGTAAAGCGGCTTCCGGTGAAGCGATTCATCCGCCGGCCCTACGGAGTAACTTATCCAACGGAAACTGCGGAGGATGCCTTCGAGAAGCTCATGGCCCACGACCAGAACCTCCTGCCCGTCCTGGAAAGCCCCGAGAGCAGGAGGCTCGTCGGGGTGGTCACCAAAAGGGACATATACCGCGCCTACTACCGCGGTCTGGAGGGAATGTATATAGAATGA
- a CDS encoding RNA-guided endonuclease InsQ/TnpB family protein, with protein sequence MKRSVTVKLQPSKEQEKVLFELADLGAKVWNRINYLRRQQFFQGQIVDFNSTEKTVYKEFKREIGSATVQQIARKNAEAWRSFFSLLRKKRNGELPDWLKPKPPNYLKEDRKRKLVIVLRNDQYKIDGNKLILKGLGKFGRLEIQFKGRIHLKGKQGRLEITYDSIKRKWYAHLSLAVEEKLEGEEWIKLPRTPRGNLSAGIDLGVNNLMAVYVENGKSLLVNGRPVKSIDFYWRKKIAEYQSKLNKSGANTSRKLRKMHNKAKLQAKHYINTAIRQTVKKLYDLGVSRIVVGYPKGITRNSDKGSKQNFLLSHVWRFNYVIKRLTEVAEEYGICVVVVNEAFTSKLCPVCGKPHEGARFIRGLFKCPATGLIFNADLVGAFNILKKALKTITPNLSGLYAQRRGNWPETGPEGFEEPFSRVALMRTPKPPRQLGRGFLAGTLALQGGEEVR encoded by the coding sequence ATGAAAAGGAGCGTAACGGTAAAACTCCAACCAAGCAAAGAACAAGAGAAAGTACTCTTTGAGTTAGCCGACCTTGGAGCCAAAGTCTGGAACAGAATAAACTACCTGAGGAGACAACAATTCTTCCAAGGGCAAATCGTGGACTTCAACTCAACAGAGAAGACCGTTTATAAGGAGTTTAAGAGAGAAATCGGTTCAGCCACAGTCCAGCAAATAGCCAGAAAAAACGCGGAAGCCTGGCGTTCCTTCTTCTCCCTCCTTCGAAAAAAGCGAAATGGAGAACTTCCTGACTGGCTCAAGCCAAAACCACCGAACTACTTGAAGGAAGACAGGAAGAGAAAACTCGTAATCGTCCTGAGAAACGACCAGTACAAGATTGACGGGAATAAGCTTATTCTAAAAGGTCTTGGGAAGTTCGGACGCCTTGAAATTCAATTCAAGGGCAGAATACACTTAAAGGGCAAGCAAGGGCGGTTAGAAATAACTTACGACTCCATAAAGAGGAAGTGGTATGCTCACTTAAGCCTCGCAGTTGAGGAAAAACTCGAAGGTGAGGAATGGATTAAACTCCCAAGAACACCACGGGGAAATCTCTCAGCGGGAATTGACCTTGGAGTAAACAATCTCATGGCCGTTTACGTTGAAAACGGAAAAAGCCTCCTCGTGAACGGGAGGCCGGTAAAGAGCATTGACTTTTACTGGCGGAAGAAGATTGCAGAGTATCAGTCCAAACTCAACAAGAGTGGGGCTAACACGAGTAGAAAACTCAGGAAAATGCACAATAAAGCGAAACTTCAGGCAAAACACTACATCAATACCGCCATTAGACAGACTGTTAAGAAACTCTACGATTTGGGAGTTAGCAGAATTGTCGTTGGCTATCCGAAAGGCATAACCAGAAACTCTGATAAGGGCAGTAAACAGAATTTCCTCCTCTCTCACGTCTGGCGGTTCAATTACGTGATTAAACGCTTGACTGAGGTTGCGGAAGAGTATGGTATTTGTGTTGTGGTTGTGAATGAGGCCTTCACGTCTAAGCTTTGCCCCGTTTGCGGGAAGCCCCACGAGGGGGCTCGCTTCATTCGTGGATTATTTAAGTGTCCCGCAACGGGGCTTATCTTCAATGCTGACTTGGTTGGAGCTTTTAATATTTTGAAGAAGGCTCTCAAAACCATAACCCCGAACTTGAGCGGTCTTTACGCTCAGAGGAGGGGTAACTGGCCTGAGACCGGGCCGGAGGGGTTCGAAGAACCCTTTTCAAGGGTTGCCCTGATGAGAACCCCCAAACCTCCCCGCCAGTTGGGTAGGGGGTTCCTCGCTGGAACCCTCGCCCTTCAGGGCGGAGAGGAGGTCAGATAA
- a CDS encoding cation:proton antiporter, translating into MKAKSWGGIAMSVTGASNVLVPSVDLLVYVFFVVLAVGLVSLLVSRRFNVSYIPLFMFLGILVGPVLGLLNRNLANELFNYVRVFGLVMILFTEGHTLSWKMLKRNFKTILALDTIGLLLTAFIIGGIFSWLFHVPFIVGFLFGAIIGATDPATLIPLFRQYRVREDIETVIVTESIFNDPMGIVLASVAVAMLVPEASSARFLEAIASYIGLYPAAIVFFLYQMGASILMGALLGVVGYNILKRTEVRDFPEIVIFSLVMAFGGFLLGELTQASGYLVATVTGIVLGNHKVFFRDDISVVKKVMRAVEREVHFNESLATISTIFIFTLLGASLNPGIIKGHIVGGCYHSVRPDAGCKTPCLPSRSEVALLQGLPVHIA; encoded by the coding sequence ATGAAGGCAAAATCTTGGGGAGGAATAGCGATGTCTGTGACCGGTGCATCGAACGTCCTGGTTCCAAGCGTTGACCTGCTGGTCTACGTATTCTTCGTCGTCCTTGCGGTGGGACTGGTTTCACTCCTCGTGAGCAGGAGGTTCAATGTATCCTACATTCCCCTCTTCATGTTCCTCGGCATACTGGTCGGCCCCGTTCTTGGGCTCCTGAACCGGAACCTTGCCAACGAGCTCTTCAACTACGTCCGCGTCTTCGGCCTGGTGATGATACTCTTCACGGAGGGTCACACCCTCAGCTGGAAGATGCTCAAAAGGAACTTCAAGACCATACTGGCCCTGGACACCATCGGACTCCTTCTCACCGCGTTCATCATTGGCGGAATCTTTTCATGGCTCTTTCACGTGCCCTTCATCGTCGGGTTCCTTTTCGGGGCGATCATAGGTGCCACCGACCCGGCCACATTAATTCCCCTCTTCAGGCAGTACCGCGTCCGCGAGGACATCGAGACCGTCATCGTCACCGAGTCGATATTCAACGACCCGATGGGAATAGTTCTCGCATCGGTGGCCGTCGCGATGCTGGTTCCAGAGGCGTCCAGCGCGAGGTTTCTGGAGGCCATAGCCAGCTACATCGGTCTCTATCCAGCCGCCATCGTTTTCTTCCTGTATCAGATGGGTGCGTCGATACTCATGGGGGCACTGCTCGGTGTTGTCGGGTACAACATCCTGAAGAGGACGGAGGTTAGGGACTTCCCTGAGATCGTCATATTCTCCCTTGTGATGGCCTTTGGGGGCTTTCTTCTGGGTGAACTGACTCAAGCATCGGGCTACCTTGTGGCCACAGTTACGGGCATCGTTCTCGGCAACCATAAGGTCTTCTTCAGGGACGATATCTCCGTGGTCAAGAAGGTCATGAGGGCCGTCGAGAGGGAGGTTCACTTCAACGAGAGTCTCGCTACAATCTCCACCATCTTCATCTTCACCCTCCTGGGCGCGAGCCTGAACCCCGGGATAATAAAGGGCCACATCGTGGGGGGGTGTTATCATAGCGTTCGCCCTGATGCTGGTTGCAAGACCCCTTGCCTCCCTTCCCGTTCTGAAGTGGCGCTCCTTCAAGGACTACCTGTTCATATCGCTTGA
- a CDS encoding cation:proton antiporter domain-containing protein: MLVARPLASLPVLKWRSFKDYLFISLEGPRGVVPAALASLPLTLGITYNNPDLVQWGETILSVTIITVLVTVLVETLWVPILRRELLEVRSIEREMEKAGYRPNS; encoded by the coding sequence ATGCTGGTTGCAAGACCCCTTGCCTCCCTTCCCGTTCTGAAGTGGCGCTCCTTCAAGGACTACCTGTTCATATCGCTTGAGGGCCCGAGGGGCGTCGTTCCCGCTGCCCTTGCCAGCCTTCCCCTGACTCTTGGAATCACCTACAACAACCCCGACCTGGTTCAGTGGGGAGAAACCATCCTCAGCGTCACCATAATCACCGTCCTCGTCACGGTCCTCGTGGAGACCCTCTGGGTTCCGATACTCAGGAGGGAACTGCTCGAGGTGAGGAGCATCGAGAGGGAGATGGAGAAGGCAGGCTACCGGCCCAATTCTTAG
- the speB gene encoding agmatinase produces the protein MDFLYTYETLKLEFPLAEPEDARFVILGVPFDGTTSFKPGARFGPTLIRHATLNLESYVLDYDVDIAELPIADIGDVAVVAGDPRKTADRVRETVEELKRANPSVIPILLGGEHSQTLGAVEALKPKSYVVFDAHLDLRESYEDNPYNHACVARRIAELGVKEAMFGIRSGTREEVAYAEESGIQWVHARDYSFDAFVELVKPLPEPVYISIDIDAFDLSLVPSTGTPEAGGLRFWDVVEAVEWLVENKRIAGFDIMEVAGSELGDVTALTAAKLLFHFIGAMGRL, from the coding sequence ATGGACTTCCTGTACACCTACGAGACGCTCAAGCTTGAATTTCCCCTTGCTGAGCCCGAGGATGCCAGATTCGTTATCCTGGGTGTGCCCTTCGACGGAACGACTAGTTTCAAGCCCGGCGCGAGGTTCGGGCCAACGCTCATCAGGCACGCGACGCTCAACCTCGAGAGCTACGTCCTCGACTACGACGTTGACATAGCTGAACTTCCCATAGCGGACATCGGGGACGTTGCCGTTGTCGCCGGTGATCCTCGTAAGACCGCGGACAGGGTTAGGGAAACCGTCGAGGAGCTCAAGCGTGCCAATCCTTCTGTTATCCCGATACTCCTGGGCGGCGAGCACTCCCAGACCCTGGGGGCGGTCGAGGCATTGAAACCCAAAAGCTACGTCGTCTTCGATGCCCACCTCGACCTGCGCGAGAGCTACGAGGACAACCCATACAACCACGCCTGCGTGGCGAGGAGGATAGCGGAGCTCGGGGTCAAGGAGGCGATGTTCGGAATAAGGAGCGGCACGAGGGAGGAGGTGGCTTATGCAGAGGAGAGCGGAATTCAGTGGGTGCACGCGAGGGACTACAGCTTTGACGCCTTCGTCGAGCTGGTGAAGCCCCTCCCGGAGCCGGTTTACATCTCGATTGATATCGACGCGTTCGACCTCTCCCTGGTTCCATCTACCGGAACCCCCGAAGCGGGTGGTTTGAGGTTCTGGGACGTCGTTGAAGCCGTGGAATGGCTCGTGGAGAACAAGAGGATAGCCGGCTTCGACATAATGGAGGTCGCGGGAAGCGAGCTTGGGGACGTGACTGCCCTAACGGCGGCAAAGTTGCTGTTCCACTTCATCGGGGCGATGGGACGGTTGTGA
- a CDS encoding translation initiation factor IF-5A, producing MGDKTKVQVSKLKPGRYILIDGEPCRIGNITVSSPGKHGSAKARIEAVGIFDGKVRSIVKPTSAEVDVPIIDKRTAQIIAMTPDTVQIMDMETYELFDIPLEGGVADEVKDQLKEGINVEYWETLGRIKIMRLKGE from the coding sequence ATGGGAGACAAGACCAAGGTTCAGGTTAGCAAGCTCAAGCCCGGAAGGTACATCCTCATCGACGGTGAGCCCTGCAGGATCGGCAACATAACCGTTTCCTCGCCCGGAAAGCACGGTTCAGCCAAGGCCAGGATCGAGGCCGTTGGAATCTTCGACGGCAAGGTCAGGAGCATCGTCAAGCCCACCAGCGCCGAGGTTGACGTTCCGATCATCGACAAGAGAACCGCCCAGATAATAGCCATGACCCCGGACACCGTCCAGATCATGGACATGGAGACCTACGAGCTCTTCGACATCCCGCTCGAGGGCGGCGTCGCCGACGAAGTCAAGGACCAGCTCAAGGAAGGTATCAACGTCGAGTACTGGGAGACCCTTGGCAGGATCAAGATAATGAGGCTCAAGGGCGAGTGA
- a CDS encoding sodium-dependent transporter produces the protein MRKISFLMAFLIAGYVLGIWNFLVMPKYYITFGLKGFLISLLPMLVALFLIYSEAESTKKTRYLIYELFFKIARTPALIFSLMMFLMIMLGVTTYYSSYGLALIFGVGSRYIPVLALGTVLLSVIMLIMAKGRTLEFISVVSILFVLFALASAFMIRNQALSTVTAPQAVQYMEGAVSSITSFDLPLTTRGVLFMTVSVFISLGLGAGVYYVIGSFTPEELDLRKVLAAVFALQILLSFAAAFTVAYSLGAAYQAYGEAFQNPNIPADESMKLFMKFNDLKDYATNSEKSPMDSIEVFYSIPEILRGNVPNDTTLIALLMLSLYLAGLTTIIILIEMGSQMLSEVMQLGRNQSLGFVGLIGMIVAGAMVVGDVRTMFVVVPFAVAALMAAVESYPLLSSELTHNKAVVSAVILLLFVSGLATLYYSLTAPKMPVKIGAVLGLVLLVPVLMNGMLLKTRR, from the coding sequence ATGCGAAAAATAAGCTTCCTGATGGCGTTCTTAATCGCCGGATACGTCCTTGGAATATGGAACTTCCTGGTTATGCCGAAGTACTACATAACCTTTGGGCTTAAGGGATTCCTGATTTCGCTCCTTCCGATGCTGGTGGCACTGTTCCTGATATACAGCGAGGCTGAGAGCACCAAGAAGACCCGCTACCTCATATACGAGCTGTTCTTTAAGATAGCCAGGACTCCCGCACTGATATTCAGCCTGATGATGTTCCTGATGATAATGCTCGGCGTCACCACCTACTACTCCTCCTACGGCCTCGCCCTCATCTTCGGGGTGGGCTCGAGGTACATTCCAGTCCTGGCCCTTGGAACTGTATTGCTCTCCGTCATTATGCTCATAATGGCAAAGGGCAGAACCCTCGAGTTCATCTCGGTCGTCTCGATACTCTTCGTTCTCTTCGCCCTCGCTTCGGCGTTCATGATCAGAAACCAGGCACTCAGCACGGTCACCGCGCCACAGGCGGTCCAGTACATGGAGGGTGCGGTATCCTCAATAACGTCCTTTGACCTGCCCCTGACGACGAGGGGAGTTCTGTTCATGACCGTTTCCGTCTTCATCTCCCTTGGTCTTGGCGCGGGGGTTTACTACGTTATAGGCAGCTTCACCCCCGAGGAGCTCGACCTGAGGAAAGTCCTCGCGGCGGTTTTCGCCCTCCAGATACTCCTCAGCTTCGCCGCGGCTTTCACCGTCGCCTACTCCCTGGGCGCCGCCTACCAGGCCTACGGCGAGGCGTTCCAGAACCCGAACATCCCCGCGGATGAGTCCATGAAGCTTTTCATGAAGTTCAACGACCTCAAGGACTACGCCACCAACAGCGAGAAGAGTCCGATGGATTCCATCGAGGTGTTCTACTCGATTCCCGAGATACTGAGGGGCAACGTGCCCAACGACACGACCCTCATAGCGCTACTGATGCTGTCCCTATACCTCGCGGGCCTCACGACCATAATTATCCTCATAGAGATGGGCAGCCAGATGCTCTCCGAGGTTATGCAGCTGGGGAGAAACCAGAGCCTGGGGTTCGTGGGGCTCATAGGCATGATAGTTGCCGGCGCCATGGTGGTGGGTGACGTCAGGACGATGTTCGTTGTTGTGCCATTTGCCGTGGCGGCGCTCATGGCCGCGGTCGAGAGCTACCCGCTGCTTTCCTCGGAGCTGACACATAATAAAGCGGTGGTCTCGGCTGTGATACTGCTCCTCTTCGTCAGCGGGCTGGCGACCCTCTACTACTCGCTCACCGCCCCGAAGATGCCGGTGAAGATCGGTGCGGTGCTGGGTCTCGTGCTCCTCGTGCCGGTGCTCATGAACGGCATGCTGCTGAAGACCCGCCGTTGA